A region from the Vicia villosa cultivar HV-30 ecotype Madison, WI linkage group LG3, Vvil1.0, whole genome shotgun sequence genome encodes:
- the LOC131655467 gene encoding putative F-box protein At1g58310 encodes MLLTHETEDRFGDLPDPIVFHILSYLNTKEAFQTCILSKRWNNLTNNLPILILDSDQFESLESFDRALSQILSVRNEFDEDDDHSNSLLDTLDLALTPIDFGAHDSFPSTDLILKHMVRYALSHNVRRLRYPITCHINSFPPIFASQTLTSLDLTVPRCFQELGSRFLFPTHLNLPSLTNLTLSYFRFGAGDDGCADPFSAFNKLNTLTIIRCVVVNPRFLNSSRGVYRDDNNQPLKLRVSPSNLCNFSFTGNTSQKLCLTHLSSLKHLCIDAEQVGFRNSAIQEDSAVLLSSLQDLPNIRSLTVSSNTLQVLSFVSYLFEVKFTSFCNLESLEVQMKPILGQLYEILCFGKFMIPGGIQLYQATTIIPDGVIDCLIQNSPSANVSVIPYKIQDPREVRIGGPRWRKFYGKKHTKAKQI; translated from the exons aTGTTGTTGACTCATGAAACTGAAGACAGATTCGGCGATCTGCCAGATCCGATCGTGTTTCACATCCTCTCCTATCTGAACACCAAAGAGGCCTTTCAAACTTGCATACTCTCCAAAAGATGGAACAATCTCACAAACAATCTTCCAATCCTAATTTTAGATTCCGACCAGTTCGAATCTCTGGAAAGTTTCGACAGGGCATTGTCTCAAATTCTATCTGTTCGCAATGAGTTCGATGAGGACGACGACCATTCAAATTCCCTTCTCGACACTCTAGATTTGGCCCTCACCCCAATTGATTTCGGTGCCCATGATAGTTTCCCGTCGACTGACTTAATCCTCAAACACATGGTAAGGTATGCCCTTTCACATAATGTCCGGCGATTACGATACCCTATCACCTGTCATATTAATTCGTTTCCACCTATATTTGCATCTCAAACTTTAACTTCTCTTGACCTTACTGTTCCTCGTTGTTTTCAAGAATTGGGTTCAAGATTTTTATTTCCGACTCATCTCAATTTGCCCTCCTTAACAAACTTGACTTTATCATATTTTCGATTTGGTGCTGGCGATGATGGTTGTGCTGACCCCTTCTCCGCCTTTAACAAGTTGAATACTTTGACCATTATTCGTTGCGTTGTTGTTAATCCACGATTTCTTAATTCCTCTAGAGGAGTGTATCGAGATGATAATAATCAGCCATTAAAACTCCGCGTATCTCCATCAAATCTTTGTAACTTTTCTTTTACCGGTAATACAAGTCAAAAACTATGTCTCACCCATCTTTCTTCTCTTAAACACCTATGCATTGATGCTGAACAGGTTGGCTTTCGTAACTCTGCCATTCAAGAGGATTCTGCAGTCCTACTCAGCTCGTTGCAAGACCTTCCTAATATCAGATCATTGACGGTCTCTTCTAATACTCTGCAG GTtctatcttttgtttcctatTTATTCGAGGTTAAATTTACTTCCTTCTGTAACTTGGAGTCACTGGAAGTACAAATGAAACCGATTTTAGGTCAATTGTACGAAATTTTGTGTTTTGGCAAGTTCATGATACCAGGCGGCATTCAGCTGTATCAAGCCACAACAATCATACCTGATGGAGTAATTGACTGTTTGATTCAAAACTCGCCTTCAGCAAATGTTAGCGTCATACCATATAAG ATCCAAGATCCAAGAGAAGTAAGAATTGGAGGTCCTCGTTGGAGGAAATTCTATGGTAAAAAGCATACAAAAGCTAAACAAATTTGA